A window from Bacillus sp. BGMRC 2118 encodes these proteins:
- a CDS encoding DUF2508 family protein, with amino-acid sequence MFFHRKGKLRREFNEQLLQTLEGSKYDWMKQKEMFNKCVEPSEEVVASMKIAEAKYFFLIREAKHRKVSVKG; translated from the coding sequence ATGTTCTTTCACCGAAAGGGAAAACTCAGAAGAGAATTTAATGAACAGCTCTTACAAACATTAGAAGGTAGTAAGTATGACTGGATGAAACAAAAAGAAATGTTTAATAAATGTGTAGAACCATCAGAAGAAGTAGTTGCTAGTATGAAAATTGCTGAAGCAAAGTATTTCTTTCTAATCAGAGAAGCAAAACATAGAAAGGTTTCT